One stretch of Acidobacteriota bacterium DNA includes these proteins:
- a CDS encoding ABC transporter permease codes for MGALIQDVRYAVRGLVRSPGFALIAILTLALGIGANTAIFSVVNAVLLHPLPYPEPDRLVRVFQNETKSRAPRSSVSAHNFTDWAERTRSFDGMAAYRYGTAVLTGGDDPVSLPSVAVTAGFFKVSGIAPLLGRSFLPEDDRSGAPGVALLSHGLWQRRFAADPSIVGRQLVLDGAPVTVVGVMPEGFTLPGGGVQLWTPLALDLSKERRDHGYLSVIGRLGRGLETAGAIAEMSGVAARLEREHPAENAGVGATIVPLQELIVGNFRPALLMLFGAVGLVLLITCANVASLLLARAAGRRREVAIRVALGAGRLRLVRQFLTESLLLSLLGGGLSLVLAFWAADFVRTVNPGGLPRASEIGVNGSVFAFMLAVSLLTGWIFGLVPALHASSLDVGESLKQNARTGGTSRRAAASRSALVVAEVALAVVLFISAGLLTKSLLRLQQVEPGFDPASVLTAQVSLPALRYGDDAKRTAFVKEALRRLKALPGVRAAGATSEIPVGDSTTTASFKLDAGETLPGDALEADLRFVTPGYFQAMSIPLLRGRSFSDEDPAPGRGAVVINERMARWLWPQGDALGERILDLAPDDQPLEIVGVVGDVRHGGLDQEAPAEMYLPYGAQATPTLFLAVGTSGDPAGLAAALRSAVREVDHDLPVRNVATMEQRLSGSLAPRRFNAVLLSIFSVVALVLSLIGVYGVVSYSVAQRTREIGIRLALGARGADVVRLIGGEGLRLALAGAALGLVAAFGLSRLMTSLLFGVSPSDPLTFAGAALIFTATALVAAWVPSRRVLRVDPIITLRSE; via the coding sequence GTGGGCGCGCTGATCCAGGACGTCCGCTACGCGGTCCGCGGCCTCGTGCGCTCGCCCGGCTTCGCCCTCATCGCAATCCTCACGCTCGCGCTCGGCATCGGGGCCAACACGGCCATCTTCAGTGTCGTGAACGCCGTCCTCCTCCATCCGCTGCCGTACCCGGAGCCGGATCGCCTCGTCCGCGTCTTCCAGAACGAGACGAAATCGCGCGCGCCGAGATCCTCCGTCTCCGCCCACAACTTCACCGATTGGGCCGAGAGGACCCGGAGCTTCGACGGGATGGCGGCGTACAGGTATGGGACGGCCGTCCTGACCGGAGGCGACGATCCCGTCAGCCTTCCCTCGGTCGCCGTGACCGCCGGGTTCTTCAAGGTCTCGGGCATCGCCCCCCTCCTTGGGCGGTCGTTTCTCCCCGAGGACGATCGTTCCGGAGCCCCGGGCGTCGCGCTCCTGAGCCACGGCCTATGGCAGCGCCGTTTCGCCGCCGATCCGTCAATCGTCGGGCGCCAGCTCGTGCTCGATGGGGCGCCGGTCACGGTGGTCGGCGTCATGCCCGAGGGGTTCACCCTTCCCGGGGGCGGTGTGCAGCTCTGGACGCCTCTCGCCCTCGATCTCTCGAAGGAGCGGCGCGATCACGGCTACCTGAGCGTCATAGGCCGCCTCGGGCGCGGCCTCGAGACCGCGGGTGCGATCGCCGAGATGAGCGGGGTCGCGGCCCGACTCGAGAGGGAGCATCCGGCGGAGAACGCGGGCGTCGGGGCGACGATCGTTCCGCTCCAGGAACTGATCGTCGGCAACTTCCGGCCCGCCCTCCTGATGCTCTTCGGCGCCGTGGGGCTGGTGCTGTTGATCACGTGCGCAAACGTCGCAAGCCTTCTCCTGGCCCGCGCGGCGGGGAGGAGGCGCGAGGTCGCGATCCGCGTCGCCCTCGGTGCCGGGCGGCTCCGGCTCGTCCGCCAATTCCTCACGGAGAGCCTTCTCCTCTCGCTTCTCGGAGGCGGCCTGAGCCTGGTCCTCGCCTTCTGGGCCGCCGACTTCGTCAGAACCGTCAACCCGGGCGGCCTCCCGCGCGCGAGCGAGATCGGCGTGAACGGATCGGTCTTCGCCTTCATGCTCGCCGTCTCCCTCCTCACCGGCTGGATCTTCGGGCTCGTCCCCGCCCTCCACGCATCCTCGCTCGACGTCGGCGAGTCCCTCAAGCAGAACGCGCGCACCGGGGGCACGTCCCGGCGCGCCGCGGCATCCCGGAGCGCGCTCGTCGTCGCCGAGGTGGCGCTCGCGGTCGTCCTTTTCATCAGCGCCGGGCTCCTCACGAAATCCCTCCTGCGACTTCAGCAGGTCGAGCCCGGGTTCGATCCCGCGAGCGTCCTGACCGCGCAGGTCTCGCTGCCGGCCCTTCGCTACGGCGACGACGCGAAGCGCACGGCGTTCGTGAAGGAAGCGCTCCGGCGCCTCAAGGCGCTGCCCGGCGTCCGGGCCGCGGGCGCCACTTCCGAGATACCGGTGGGCGACTCGACGACGACCGCCTCCTTCAAGCTCGACGCCGGGGAGACGCTTCCCGGCGACGCGCTCGAAGCCGACCTCCGTTTCGTCACGCCGGGGTACTTCCAGGCGATGAGCATTCCGCTCCTGCGGGGGCGCTCCTTCTCGGACGAGGATCCCGCCCCCGGGCGCGGCGCCGTCGTGATCAACGAGAGGATGGCGCGGTGGCTGTGGCCGCAGGGGGACGCGCTGGGGGAGAGGATCCTCGACCTCGCGCCGGACGACCAGCCGCTCGAGATCGTCGGCGTCGTCGGAGACGTGAGGCACGGCGGGCTGGACCAGGAGGCGCCTGCGGAGATGTACCTCCCGTACGGTGCGCAGGCGACCCCGACGCTCTTTCTCGCCGTGGGGACCTCGGGGGATCCCGCGGGGCTCGCCGCGGCCCTGAGATCCGCGGTGAGGGAGGTGGACCACGATCTCCCGGTGCGCAACGTCGCGACGATGGAGCAGCGTCTCAGCGGCTCTCTCGCGCCCCGGCGCTTTAACGCCGTGCTTCTCTCGATCTTCTCCGTGGTCGCCCTCGTCCTCTCGCTGATCGGCGTCTACGGCGTCGTCTCGTACTCCGTCGCGCAGCGGACCCGGGAGATCGGGATCCGCCTCGCTCTAGGCGCCCGCGGCGCGGACGTCGTCCGGTTGATCGGGGGCGAAGGATTGAGGCTCGCCCTGGCGGGGGCGGCCCTCGGCCTCGTCGCGGCCTTCGGGCTGTCGCGCCTCATGACGAGCCTCCTGTTCGGGGTGAGCCCGTCCGATCCGCTCACGTTTGCGGGGGCGGCGCTGATCTTTACAGCGACCGCGCTGGTGGCGGCCTGGGTTCCCTCGCGGCGGGTCCTGAGGGTCGATCCGATCATCACGCTGCGGAGCGAGTAG